A genomic segment from Alistipes senegalensis JC50 encodes:
- a CDS encoding SDR family NAD(P)-dependent oxidoreductase translates to MKRIVIVGATSGIGLETARLCIRQGWRVGAAGRRREALDALRAEAPEQVEVEALDINRDDAPEHLARLIERLGGMDIYLHSSGIGSRNTELRPDIEIATLRTNGEGFVRMVTAAFGYFRAHGGGHLAVISSIAGTRGLGSAPAYSATKRMQNTYIDALAQLSRMEGYGIRFTDIRPGFVATPLLDGEGHYPMLMPVEKVAARIMRILRRPCRRAVIDRRYAAMVFFWRLIPQWLWERLKVRVKE, encoded by the coding sequence ATGAAACGCATCGTCATCGTAGGAGCCACGTCGGGCATCGGGCTCGAAACGGCACGGCTCTGCATCCGCCAGGGATGGCGGGTCGGAGCGGCGGGACGCCGCCGGGAGGCCCTCGACGCACTCCGGGCAGAGGCGCCCGAACAAGTCGAGGTCGAAGCGCTGGACATCAACCGCGACGACGCCCCGGAACATCTCGCACGGCTGATCGAACGGCTCGGCGGCATGGACATCTATCTCCACTCGTCGGGCATCGGCAGCCGCAACACCGAACTGCGCCCCGACATCGAGATCGCAACCCTGCGCACCAACGGCGAAGGCTTCGTGAGGATGGTGACGGCGGCTTTCGGCTATTTCCGCGCCCACGGAGGCGGACATCTGGCCGTCATCAGCTCGATCGCCGGGACCCGGGGACTCGGGTCGGCTCCCGCCTACTCGGCGACCAAGCGGATGCAGAACACCTACATAGACGCCCTGGCGCAGCTTTCGCGCATGGAGGGGTACGGCATCCGGTTCACGGACATCCGTCCGGGATTCGTGGCGACCCCGCTGCTGGACGGAGAGGGGCACTACCCGATGCTGATGCCGGTCGAAAAGGTCGCGGCGCGCATCATGCGCATTCTCCGCAGGCCGTGCCGCCGGGCGGTGATCGACCGCCGTTACGCGGCGATGGTCTTCTTCTGGCGGCTGATTCCCCAATGGCTTTGGGAGCGTCTGAAAGTGCGGGTGAAAGAATAA
- the secA gene encoding preprotein translocase subunit SecA, translating into MDILASIIKALFGSKADKDRKQIEPYLEKIKAVYPSVEALSNDELRARSEALKKQIADFIAADEARIVELKAALEKPETQLEEKEKISKEIDETTKCIDEKIEEVLDKILPEAFAIMKDTARRFAQNDTVVVTANDFDRDLAATKDFVTIEGDKAVYATHWLAGGNDMKWDMIHYDVQLFGGVVLHQGKIAEMATGEGKTLVATLPVFLNALARKGVHMVTVNNYLAKRDSEWMGPMYQFHGLSVACIDDTQPNSDERRAAYMADITFGTNNEYGFDYLRDNMASSPKDLVQRKHHFAIVDEVDSVLIDDARTPLIISGPVPKGDDQLFEQYRPAIEHLYNLQKNLVTTLLAEARQLITEGKTEEGGVKLYRVHKGLPKYKPLIKYLSEQGVKALMQKTENTYMQDNNRRMPEITDDLFFVIDEKLNSVELTDKGHEVLSKYFNEDGFFVMPDIGAEIAELEKAGLTPEEKAQKRDEVINDYSIKSERVHTVIQLLKAFAMFEKDIEYVVMDNKVKIVDEQTGRILEGRRYSDGLHQAIEAKEHVKVEAATQTFATITLQNYFRMYHKLAGMTGTAETEASEFWSIYKLDVVVIPTNRKVIRDDRQDLIYKTKREKYNAVIEEIVKLVEEGRPVLVGTTSVEISELLSRMLKLRGIKHNVLNAKQHALEAQVVAEAGRSGQVTIATNMAGRGTDIKLTPEVKEAGGLAIIGTERHESRRVDRQLRGRAGRQGDPGSSQFFVSLEDDLMRLFGSGRIATMMDRMGLKEGEVIQAGMMTRAIERAQKKVEENNFGIRKRLLEYDDVMNSQREVIYTRRRHALYGERIEIDLNNIMYDYADNFVEENRGIDLEDFRMELIREVAVEPRIDEATYKDAKPAELVEAIVTALKEAYARRAKAVADTVRPVMERIYEDRKDQLDSNIYFPLTDGHLGYNVPVNLQKCKDTDGAEIYKVFSKVVMFTTIDDAWREHLREMDDLRQSVQNATYEQKDPLLIYKFESFGLFSKMIVKVNRDVLAVLNKAYIPVRDQNAEAVQRQQQERAKVDVNKLQASRMQAAAHAGQEERQKPMPMHVEKKVGRNDPCPCGSGKKYKNCHGKGQ; encoded by the coding sequence ATGGATATTCTTGCAAGCATAATCAAAGCCCTTTTCGGTTCGAAAGCCGACAAGGACCGCAAACAGATCGAACCCTATCTCGAAAAGATCAAGGCCGTCTACCCCTCGGTCGAGGCGCTCTCGAACGACGAACTGCGCGCCCGCAGCGAGGCCCTGAAAAAACAGATCGCCGACTTCATCGCCGCGGACGAAGCCCGCATCGTCGAACTGAAAGCCGCGCTTGAAAAACCCGAAACGCAGCTCGAAGAGAAGGAGAAGATCTCGAAGGAGATCGACGAGACCACCAAGTGCATCGACGAGAAGATCGAAGAGGTGCTCGACAAGATTCTTCCCGAGGCGTTCGCCATCATGAAAGACACGGCGCGCCGCTTCGCCCAGAACGATACGGTCGTGGTGACGGCCAACGATTTCGACCGCGACCTCGCCGCGACGAAGGATTTCGTCACCATCGAGGGCGACAAGGCCGTCTACGCCACCCACTGGCTCGCCGGAGGCAACGACATGAAGTGGGACATGATCCACTACGACGTGCAGCTGTTCGGCGGCGTGGTGCTCCACCAGGGCAAGATCGCCGAGATGGCGACAGGCGAAGGCAAGACCCTCGTGGCGACGCTCCCCGTATTCCTCAACGCGCTGGCCCGCAAGGGCGTGCACATGGTGACGGTGAACAACTACCTCGCCAAGCGTGACTCCGAGTGGATGGGCCCGATGTACCAGTTCCACGGTCTTTCGGTGGCCTGCATCGACGACACGCAGCCCAACTCCGACGAACGCCGCGCAGCCTACATGGCCGACATCACCTTCGGAACCAACAACGAATACGGCTTCGACTACCTGCGCGACAACATGGCCTCGTCGCCCAAGGACCTCGTGCAGCGCAAACACCACTTCGCCATCGTCGATGAGGTTGACTCGGTGCTGATCGACGACGCCCGGACGCCGCTCATCATCTCGGGTCCCGTGCCCAAGGGCGACGACCAGCTCTTCGAGCAGTACCGCCCGGCGATCGAGCACCTCTACAACCTGCAAAAGAACCTCGTGACGACCCTGCTGGCCGAGGCGCGCCAGCTCATCACGGAAGGCAAGACCGAGGAGGGCGGCGTGAAGCTCTACCGCGTCCACAAGGGTCTGCCGAAATACAAGCCGCTGATCAAATACCTCTCGGAGCAGGGCGTGAAGGCGCTGATGCAGAAGACCGAGAACACCTACATGCAGGACAACAACCGCCGCATGCCCGAAATCACCGACGACCTGTTCTTCGTCATCGACGAGAAACTCAACTCGGTGGAACTCACGGACAAGGGTCACGAAGTGCTGTCGAAATACTTCAACGAGGACGGCTTCTTCGTGATGCCCGACATCGGCGCAGAGATCGCCGAACTGGAAAAGGCCGGGCTGACGCCCGAGGAGAAGGCGCAGAAGCGCGACGAGGTGATCAACGACTACTCGATCAAGTCGGAGCGCGTGCACACGGTGATCCAGCTGCTGAAAGCCTTCGCCATGTTCGAAAAGGACATCGAATACGTGGTGATGGACAACAAGGTGAAGATCGTCGATGAGCAGACGGGCCGCATCCTCGAAGGCCGCCGCTACTCGGACGGACTCCATCAGGCCATCGAGGCCAAGGAGCACGTGAAGGTCGAGGCCGCGACGCAGACCTTCGCCACCATCACGCTGCAAAACTACTTCCGCATGTATCACAAGCTGGCCGGTATGACCGGTACGGCCGAAACGGAGGCTTCGGAGTTCTGGAGCATCTACAAACTGGACGTCGTGGTGATCCCGACCAACCGCAAGGTGATCCGCGACGACCGTCAGGATCTCATCTACAAGACCAAGCGCGAGAAATACAACGCCGTGATCGAAGAGATCGTCAAACTCGTCGAGGAGGGCCGTCCGGTGCTGGTCGGCACCACGTCGGTCGAGATCTCGGAGCTGCTGAGCCGCATGCTCAAACTCCGCGGCATCAAACACAACGTGCTGAACGCCAAGCAGCACGCACTGGAGGCGCAGGTCGTGGCCGAGGCCGGACGCTCGGGGCAGGTGACCATCGCCACCAACATGGCGGGCCGCGGTACCGACATCAAGCTGACGCCCGAGGTGAAGGAGGCCGGAGGTCTGGCCATCATCGGCACGGAGCGGCACGAAAGCCGCCGCGTCGATCGCCAGCTGCGCGGCCGCGCCGGCCGTCAGGGCGACCCCGGATCGTCGCAGTTCTTCGTGTCGCTCGAAGACGACCTGATGCGTCTGTTCGGATCGGGCCGCATCGCCACGATGATGGACCGCATGGGTCTGAAAGAGGGCGAGGTGATCCAGGCCGGAATGATGACCCGCGCCATCGAACGCGCCCAGAAGAAGGTCGAGGAGAACAACTTCGGCATCCGCAAGCGCCTGCTGGAATACGACGACGTGATGAACTCGCAGCGCGAGGTGATCTACACCCGCCGCCGCCACGCACTCTACGGCGAACGCATCGAAATCGACCTGAACAACATCATGTACGACTACGCCGACAACTTCGTGGAGGAGAACCGCGGCATCGACCTCGAAGATTTCCGCATGGAGCTGATCCGCGAGGTGGCCGTAGAGCCCCGGATCGACGAGGCGACCTACAAGGACGCCAAACCTGCGGAGCTGGTCGAAGCAATCGTCACGGCGCTCAAGGAGGCGTACGCCCGCCGGGCGAAAGCCGTGGCCGACACGGTGCGGCCGGTGATGGAGCGCATCTACGAGGACCGGAAAGACCAGCTGGATTCGAACATCTACTTCCCGCTGACGGACGGTCATCTGGGCTACAACGTGCCGGTAAACCTGCAAAAATGCAAGGACACGGACGGTGCGGAAATCTATAAGGTATTCTCGAAAGTGGTGATGTTCACCACCATCGACGACGCCTGGCGCGAACACCTGCGCGAGATGGACGACCTGCGCCAGAGCGTGCAGAACGCCACCTACGAACAGAAGGACCCGCTGCTGATCTACAAGTTCGAATCGTTCGGGCTGTTCTCGAAGATGATCGTCAAGGTCAACCGCGACGTGCTGGCCGTTCTCAACAAAGCCTACATCCCCGTCCGCGACCAGAACGCCGAGGCGGTGCAGCGCCAACAGCAGGAGCGGGCCAAAGTCGATGTCAACAAACTGCAAGCCTCGCGCATGCAGGCCGCGGCGCACGCCGGACAGGAGGAGCGTCAGAAGCCGATGCCGATGCACGTCGAGAAAAAGGTCGGCCGCAACGATCCGTGTCCCTGCGGCTCGGGCAAGAAGTATAAGAACTGTCACGGAAAAGGGCAGTAA
- a CDS encoding deoxycytidylate deaminase, whose amino-acid sequence MAYQEEKQRQLDLRYLRMASIWAENSYCVRRKVGALIVKDKMIISDGYNGTPSGFENICEDEDGHTKSYVLHAEANAITKVAKSANNCDGSTLYITAAPCIECSKLIIQAGIKRVVYAEDYRSEEGLNLLRRVGIECVQCRLDEK is encoded by the coding sequence ATGGCTTATCAGGAGGAGAAACAGCGCCAGCTGGACCTGCGCTACCTGCGCATGGCGAGCATCTGGGCCGAAAATTCATACTGCGTGCGCCGCAAGGTCGGGGCGCTGATCGTCAAAGACAAGATGATCATCTCCGACGGTTACAACGGCACCCCTTCGGGCTTCGAGAACATCTGCGAAGACGAAGACGGACACACGAAATCCTATGTGCTCCACGCCGAGGCCAACGCCATCACGAAGGTCGCCAAGTCGGCCAACAACTGCGACGGATCGACGCTCTACATCACCGCCGCGCCCTGCATCGAGTGCTCGAAGCTGATCATTCAGGCGGGCATCAAGCGCGTGGTCTATGCCGAGGATTACCGCTCGGAAGAGGGGCTGAACCTGCTGCGCCGCGTCGGCATCGAGTGCGTGCAGTGCCGGCTGGACGAAAAATGA
- a CDS encoding zinc-dependent metalloprotease — protein sequence MNTRRFTLMAAALATLFLLAAAPAEAKKKPGRKSKKTEAAAPKADSLKKDKKKGYDELLKGAVTDKGLFDVHRKGTDFLFEIPDSLMGRDILIVNKISGVPYALNDSGINKGMGYGEKIVRFRKDTLYKKVWVMTYDPRITSPEGDRITRSVKDNYRETAIEQFPIEAYNSDSTTVVIKVNKVFDGSEKSFNNVFGALRISGSPKKELSKIESVKSFPENIVVKSTLSGSHSGEGGSMSVTVDITSNLVLLAEEPMVARFSDERVGYFEIGHLYFNDKQQKAEERAFINRWRLEPKPEDVERYKRGELVEPRKPIVLWIDPATPPVWVPYIKKGIVEWQEAFEAAGFKNAIVAKEVDPDDEEFDIDDVRYSVVTYAASETANAMGPSVIDPRSGEIIEADIIWWHNVMSILQAWIRLQTGAVDPQARGNELPTELMGNAVRFVSSHELGHSLGLKHNFGASYSVPVDSLRSKTYTASHGTASSIMDYARFNYVAQPEDGITQLTPKIGTYDKHAINWGYRWLGAKDPHEELPTLNAWLREHEDDPEYWYGEQRFQNNEDPRSQSEDLSDDAVAASLYGLKNLQRIVPHITDWTAAEGELQYESGRFLMAIVFQWMAYADHVKTNVGGFYLNNVVAGHDIDRYVPVPADYQRKSVKYLIDQVFTIPEWLFSAKAWNKAYAQRLSPVGMMEYSPYNLARELQYKAYYELLADERMVRMYEVEARQGRGAKTYTPEQMMDDITRAVFIRPGGRTLSIWERMSQKNYLDALIVSSNITMVKTTKLGSTLHDHDGRGCCSLMQEAPEVHLEPLPRPEDMQFRTARNYELMKRVSETTSAKRAEMRRLLTLVQNRTGSGDQATRNHYRDLELRLKEALRML from the coding sequence ATGAACACACGACGATTCACCCTGATGGCAGCTGCCCTGGCGACACTCTTCCTGCTGGCGGCCGCTCCTGCGGAGGCCAAGAAAAAGCCGGGCCGCAAATCGAAGAAAACCGAAGCCGCCGCCCCGAAGGCCGACTCGCTCAAAAAAGACAAGAAGAAAGGCTACGACGAATTGCTGAAAGGCGCCGTGACCGACAAGGGTCTGTTCGATGTCCACCGCAAAGGCACGGATTTCCTGTTCGAGATCCCCGACTCGCTGATGGGCCGCGACATCCTGATCGTCAACAAAATATCGGGCGTGCCCTACGCCCTGAACGACAGCGGCATCAACAAGGGCATGGGCTACGGCGAAAAGATCGTCCGTTTCCGCAAGGACACCCTCTATAAAAAAGTTTGGGTCATGACCTACGACCCGCGCATCACCTCGCCCGAGGGCGACCGCATCACCCGTTCGGTGAAGGACAACTACCGCGAAACGGCCATCGAACAGTTCCCGATCGAAGCCTACAACTCCGACTCCACGACGGTCGTCATCAAGGTCAACAAGGTCTTCGACGGCAGTGAAAAGAGCTTCAACAACGTCTTCGGGGCGCTCCGCATCAGCGGCTCCCCGAAAAAGGAGCTCTCGAAAATCGAGTCCGTGAAGTCGTTCCCCGAAAACATCGTCGTCAAATCGACCCTCTCGGGCTCGCACTCCGGCGAGGGAGGTTCGATGTCCGTCACCGTGGACATCACCTCGAACCTCGTGCTGCTGGCCGAGGAGCCGATGGTGGCCCGCTTCTCCGACGAGCGCGTGGGCTATTTCGAGATCGGACACCTCTATTTCAACGACAAACAGCAGAAGGCCGAAGAGCGGGCGTTCATCAACCGCTGGCGGCTGGAACCCAAGCCCGAGGACGTGGAACGCTACAAGCGCGGCGAACTGGTGGAGCCCCGGAAGCCGATCGTGCTCTGGATCGACCCGGCGACGCCCCCCGTATGGGTGCCCTACATCAAGAAAGGCATCGTCGAGTGGCAGGAGGCTTTCGAAGCCGCGGGATTCAAGAACGCCATCGTCGCCAAAGAGGTCGATCCCGACGACGAGGAGTTCGACATCGACGACGTACGCTACTCGGTGGTGACCTATGCCGCCTCGGAAACGGCCAACGCCATGGGTCCCTCGGTGATCGACCCCCGCAGCGGCGAGATCATCGAAGCCGACATCATCTGGTGGCACAACGTCATGAGCATCCTTCAGGCATGGATTCGTCTGCAAACCGGCGCCGTAGACCCCCAGGCCCGCGGCAACGAACTCCCCACGGAGCTGATGGGCAACGCCGTGCGTTTCGTCTCGTCGCACGAGCTGGGACACAGCCTCGGACTGAAGCACAATTTCGGCGCCTCGTATTCGGTGCCGGTGGATTCGCTCCGTTCGAAAACCTACACGGCGTCGCACGGCACGGCCAGCTCGATCATGGACTACGCCCGTTTCAACTACGTGGCGCAGCCCGAGGACGGCATCACGCAGCTGACGCCCAAGATCGGAACCTATGACAAACACGCGATCAACTGGGGCTACCGCTGGCTCGGCGCCAAAGACCCCCACGAAGAGCTGCCGACGCTCAACGCCTGGCTGCGCGAACATGAGGACGATCCCGAATACTGGTACGGCGAACAACGGTTCCAGAACAACGAGGACCCCCGTTCGCAGTCGGAGGACCTGAGCGACGACGCCGTGGCGGCCAGCCTCTACGGGCTGAAGAACCTACAACGCATCGTTCCCCACATCACGGACTGGACGGCGGCGGAAGGCGAACTGCAATACGAAAGCGGCCGCTTCCTGATGGCGATCGTCTTTCAATGGATGGCCTATGCCGACCACGTGAAGACCAACGTCGGCGGTTTCTACCTCAACAACGTCGTGGCGGGGCATGACATCGACCGCTACGTCCCGGTTCCGGCCGACTACCAGCGCAAGAGCGTCAAATACCTGATCGACCAGGTGTTCACCATCCCCGAATGGCTGTTCAGCGCCAAAGCCTGGAACAAAGCCTACGCCCAGCGGCTGTCGCCCGTGGGGATGATGGAGTACTCGCCCTACAACCTCGCGCGCGAACTCCAATACAAAGCCTACTATGAACTGCTGGCCGACGAACGCATGGTGCGCATGTACGAAGTCGAGGCGCGGCAGGGACGCGGAGCGAAGACCTACACCCCCGAACAGATGATGGACGACATCACCCGCGCGGTCTTCATCCGCCCCGGAGGCCGGACCCTCTCGATCTGGGAGCGCATGAGCCAAAAGAACTACCTCGACGCGCTGATCGTCTCGTCGAACATCACGATGGTCAAGACCACCAAGCTGGGATCGACGCTCCACGACCACGACGGACGCGGATGCTGTTCGCTGATGCAGGAAGCCCCGGAGGTGCACCTCGAACCGCTGCCGAGGCCCGAGGACATGCAGTTCCGCACGGCCCGCAACTACGAACTGATGAAGCGCGTCAGCGAAACGACCTCGGCCAAGCGCGCCGAGATGCGCAGGCTGCTGACTCTTGTGCAGAACCGCACCGGAAGCGGCGACCAGGCGACCCGGAACCATTACCGGGACCTCGAACTGAGGCTGAAAGAAGCCTTGCGCATGTTATAA
- a CDS encoding histidine kinase — protein sequence MARQRHIPKGRPLMAGTVLLILLVAVVLASGRIINGIAVQMSGRIVTQISQYHYRLLQVEFERPVEVLTTAARFTHSHPAPSEAEMSVLTATLMETDPKIGCIWFMERGETVVRTYPRRRTPGVTAAGEERRQLVAELRDDSVRSCVSRSGETPVWSLVCRVRDERGGEHFCGVDLPLTDIYAYMTEQDPHSPSYATLFDPEGIIVYHPDHRRLGRSVSETRDSTAFREVLVSGRKIIASVVSDYLEIAEERIYYPLQLGNSRWVAGIGIPRLAIEQEIDDFHLYTILTAVVSVLFFATLLVVAQRRWRREYDLRRLSEQESAQLHLQQVLEQIDPHFLFNSLNSLYALIRCNPEQAREFTLTLSKVYRHVLERRKQILSTLADEIDFTWQYYSLQKIRFGDRIELTTAIDPALRNWRIPAMSLQTLVENALKHNRITSCNPLHIRIRTEGESLLIENNFTPRSEGNAESLGVGLERIRSVYRFYTEENISIASDSGTFRCRLPLLPPEK from the coding sequence ATGGCACGGCAACGACACATACCCAAGGGGCGGCCGCTGATGGCGGGAACGGTTCTGCTGATCCTGCTCGTCGCGGTGGTGCTCGCCTCGGGACGCATCATCAACGGAATAGCCGTGCAGATGAGCGGGCGCATCGTCACGCAGATCAGCCAGTACCATTACCGGCTCCTGCAAGTCGAATTCGAACGCCCGGTGGAGGTGCTCACGACGGCGGCGCGCTTCACGCATTCGCATCCCGCACCGTCGGAGGCCGAAATGAGCGTGCTCACGGCGACGCTGATGGAGACCGACCCCAAGATCGGCTGCATCTGGTTCATGGAGCGCGGAGAAACGGTCGTCCGCACCTACCCGCGGCGCAGAACCCCCGGCGTCACGGCGGCCGGCGAAGAGCGCCGGCAGCTGGTCGCGGAGCTTCGGGACGATTCGGTCCGCAGCTGCGTGAGCCGCTCCGGAGAGACCCCGGTTTGGAGCCTCGTCTGCCGGGTCCGGGACGAGCGGGGCGGCGAACACTTCTGCGGCGTGGACCTTCCGCTCACGGACATCTACGCCTACATGACCGAGCAGGACCCCCACAGCCCCAGTTACGCCACGCTGTTCGACCCCGAAGGAATCATCGTCTACCATCCCGACCACCGGAGACTGGGCCGATCGGTGTCCGAAACCAGGGACAGCACGGCTTTCCGCGAAGTGCTCGTCTCCGGACGGAAGATCATCGCCTCGGTCGTCTCGGACTACCTGGAAATCGCCGAGGAGCGCATCTACTACCCCCTGCAACTCGGGAACAGCCGCTGGGTGGCCGGCATCGGCATCCCCCGGCTGGCCATCGAGCAGGAGATCGACGATTTCCATCTCTACACCATCCTCACGGCCGTCGTCTCGGTCCTGTTCTTCGCAACGCTGCTCGTCGTGGCGCAACGCCGCTGGCGGCGCGAATACGACCTGCGGCGCCTTTCGGAGCAGGAGTCGGCGCAGCTGCATCTGCAACAGGTGCTCGAACAGATCGACCCCCACTTCCTCTTCAACTCGCTCAATTCGCTCTACGCGCTGATCCGCTGCAACCCCGAACAGGCCCGGGAGTTCACGCTCACGCTGTCGAAGGTCTACCGCCACGTGCTCGAACGCCGCAAGCAGATACTCTCGACGCTCGCGGACGAGATCGACTTCACGTGGCAGTACTACTCGTTGCAGAAGATCCGCTTCGGCGACCGCATCGAACTCACCACGGCCATCGACCCCGCGCTGCGCAACTGGCGGATTCCGGCCATGAGCCTCCAGACGCTCGTCGAGAACGCCCTCAAACACAACCGCATCACGAGCTGCAATCCGCTGCACATCCGTATCCGCACCGAAGGCGAAAGCCTCCTGATCGAGAACAACTTCACCCCGCGCAGCGAAGGCAACGCCGAGTCGCTGGGCGTAGGGCTGGAACGCATCCGCTCGGTATACCGGTTCTACACCGAGGAAAACATCTCCATCGCCTCCGACAGCGGGACTTTCCGATGCCGGCTGCCGCTGCTGCCGCCGGAAAAGTGA